GGGCATTTTTATGATAACCAGGGTACTGAAGTCAACACCTCCTACAAGGATTTAGTAATCGGAATCTCCTTGCAACAACTACGCGATACATCAGATGTACTGGCTGTTGTCAGCAATGCGAACCGGGCTCCTGCTGTACAAGCNNNNNNNNNNNNNNNNNNNNNNNNNNNNNNNNNNNNNNNNNNNNNNNNNNNNNNNNNNNNNNNNNNNNNNNNNNNNNNNNNNNNNNNNNNNNNNNNNNNNAAATTCTGAGCCCAACCAGGCATCCACAATAGATTTTGCCAGTTCAGTGCCGACCACCCGTGCTCCCATAGTTAGAACCTGAGCATTATTACTTTTCTGAAGACGTTCTGCTGAGTAGGTATCATGGCATAAACCGGCATAAACTCCTTCAACTTTATTGGCGATGATGGACATTCCAATACCTGTTCCGCAGATAAGAATCCCCCGATCAAAATCTTTTTGCTGCATTCTGAGGGCCAGGTTATAGCCAATCTCAGGATACATGGCGGCCTTCTGACCGCTATAGTTCAAATCCACAATATCCCAGCCTGTTTGCTTGAGATGTTCAAAAACAGTCAGCTTCAAATCCACAGCGGCATCATCACAATCGATGGCAATGGTTAAATTTTTCATAATAATTAATTCCTATTTATGTTCCAACCGGGGTTCGGCTGCGTTCCAGGTCAATGCAAAAAAGAAGGTTCCGGCCAGACCGGCAAAGATCAGTACCAGAAAACCGGTGGACCAACCACTCTGATCCACAACATAGCCTAAACCCCATCCTGATAATATCCCACTGAGATATCCAAAGATACCAGTCAAACCAATGGCTGCTGCAGCTACACGCTTGGTGGCTAAATTTGCAGCCATAGTGCCCACTAATGCTTGAGGGCCATAGATAAAGAAGCCCATGGCAGAGAGCAGAGATGCGTATACATAGGGCGAATCTGAGGGTATGCTCCAAAAAAAATAAATAGTCAGGGTGCAAGCCGCCATATAGAAAAATGCTGCCCGGCCACCACGGCCTTTAAATACATGATCCATAAGCCAACCACTGACCAGCATGCCTGCGATACCAAAAACCTCATAACCCGCAACAATCCAACCGGCCTGAGTAATATCCACCCCCTTCATTTCCGTAAGAAATGAAGGTCCCCAATCCAGAATAGCAAACCGAACGGTATACAGAAAGTAGTTCGCAAAAGAGAGCACCCAGATCATGGGGTTTTTAAAAACATACTGAATCAGAAATTGACGTTGTTGTTTCCAATCGACCTGTACATCGGGCTCACTATTACCTGTTTCACCCTTATAGACTTCTACAGGTGGTAAGCCCAATGATTGAGGTGTGTCACGGAGCCAATACGCTAAAAATAAGGCTCCCAGCAATGCGATTCCAGCAGGTACATAGAAAGCCCATCGCCAATTGTACACAACCAGAAAGCTGGTCAATACGAGTACCAGGGAAGCACCAATAGAATGTGATGTATTCCAGATCGCGAATTTGGTTCCTCTTTCACCCGGTGAGAACCAGTGTGTGATACTGCGGGCACAGGGCGGAAAGCCCATTCCCTGGAAGTAACCATTCAACAGCCAGAACAAGCCAAAAGCCAGAACGGTACTACTCATCCCAAACAGGATACTCATAATGGCCGACAGGGCCAGCCCAGCTGCCATAAAATATCGCGGATTTGCACGATCAGCGATAACCCCATTGAAAAACTTGGAAAACCCATAGAGCAAACCATGCAGCGTCAGGAAGAGACCCAGTTGAGCCTTCGTTATCCCGAGTTCAGCTTCCATACCTGGCAAGGCTAAGGACATATTCT
The Candidatus Neomarinimicrobiota bacterium genome window above contains:
- a CDS encoding MFS transporter, with product MKLKLLELFSPAPPLEQMDTSTPEYQKAYRYWRMRIMYTTMIGYALFYFVRKNMSLALPGMEAELGITKAQLGLFLTLHGLLYGFSKFFNGVIADRANPRYFMAAGLALSAIMSILFGMSSTVLAFGLFWLLNGYFQGMGFPPCARSITHWFSPGERGTKFAIWNTSHSIGASLVLVLTSFLVVYNWRWAFYVPAGIALLGALFLAYWLRDTPQSLGLPPVEVYKGETGNSEPDVQVDWKQQRQFLIQYVFKNPMIWVLSFANYFLYTVRFAILDWGPSFLTEMKGVDITQAGWIVAGYEVFGIAGMLVSGWLMDHVFKGRGGRAAFFYMAACTLTIYFFWSIPSDSPYVYASLLSAMGFFIYGPQALVGTMAANLATKRVAAAAIGLTGIFGYLSGILSGWGLGYVVDQSGWSTGFLVLIFAGLAGTFFFALTWNAAEPRLEHK
- a CDS encoding RpiB/LacA/LacB family sugar-phosphate isomerase, coding for MKNLTIAIDCDDAAVDLKLTVFEHLKQTGWDIVDLNYSGQKAAMYPEIGYNLALRMQQKDFDRGILICGTGIGMSIIANKVEGVYAGLCHDTYSAERLQKSNNAQVLTMGARVVGTELAKSIVDAWLGSEF